The Psychrobium sp. MM17-31 DNA window GATCGCGCCATTAAAGCCACTTATGTGATGGGAGAGCAAATGCACGATCGCGATGCTCCCAAGCAGAGTGCGCTCTAACCTCGTTATAAAACAGAGGTAAAAAATTATAACAATTCACATCATGAGGGTCGCGGTGACTACTCAGGTGCAGGATTGATTGGAGTAGTAGGAAATGGATCCTTATATTACTGAATGGCTAAACCTGATATTGAGGTTTGCCCACGTGATTACGGGTATAGCATGGATAGGTGCATCCTTTTATTTTGTGTGGCTGGATAATCATCTGGAAAAACCGCCACAATGGAAGAGTGACAAAGGCATAGGGGGAGATCTCTGGGCCATTCACGGTGGTGGCTTTTACGAAGTCGCCAAATACAAACACGCGCCAGAGCAAATGCCCAAACTGCTCCACTGGTTTAAATGGGAAGCCTACAGCACCTGGCTAACAGGCTTCGTCTTATTAGCACTGATGTTTTATCTCGGTGCTGAAACCTATCTTATCGATCCGTCGGTATCTGACATCTCGCCAGCATTGGCTATCACTATTGGCCTTGCAAGTATCGCAGGTGGCTGGTTAGTTTACGACTTACTATGCCGCACTAAACTCAGTGAGCACGGTGTCGTTCTTGGCATCATCTTAATGGTGCTGATCTGTGGTCTCTCTTACGTCCTATCACAAACCTTTAGCGCACGTGGCGCATTCATGCACGTTGGCGCTGTGGTCGGTACTATCATGGCAGGTAATGTGTTCTTCACCATTATGCCCTCGCAACGCGCCTTGGTCAGTAGTGTTGAAAAGGGCGAACCTGTAGATCCTAGCTGGGGAGCCAAAGCTAAATTGCGCTCAACCCACAATACCTATGCAACACTGCCTTTGATCTTCATAATGATCAGCAATCACTATCCTATGATCTTTAATCATCAATACAATTGGGCTGTGTTGATGGTGATCTTTATTATCACTGCCGCCATTAGACAATACTTCGTAGCAAGACATAAAGGTAATGAAAATAAGATGGTATTAGTAGCCGCTGCGCTATTAACTGTTGCGCTGATGATCGCTATTGCGCCTAAGAAAATAGAGACAAGCGCGCAAACACCGCAAAATACTATTGAAGTAGCACAGGTTAAAAGCATCATTAACGAACGTTGCACCGCATGTCATTCTAAAAAGAATACCGATCAAATCTTTACCGTGGCTCAAGGCGGTGTGATCTTAGATACCTTAGATGATATGAAACGCTGGGCACCACGTATTCAAGCTCGTGCAATAGACGCTAAGGATATGCCCTTTATTAATAAGACGAAGATGACGGGTGAAGAACGTAGCTATATAGCGCAATGGATCGCTCAAGGCGCTAACGTTAAATAAAACTATTATTAAACCCAACCTTATAAAAAATGAGCATGTCA harbors:
- a CDS encoding urate hydroxylase PuuD; this encodes MDPYITEWLNLILRFAHVITGIAWIGASFYFVWLDNHLEKPPQWKSDKGIGGDLWAIHGGGFYEVAKYKHAPEQMPKLLHWFKWEAYSTWLTGFVLLALMFYLGAETYLIDPSVSDISPALAITIGLASIAGGWLVYDLLCRTKLSEHGVVLGIILMVLICGLSYVLSQTFSARGAFMHVGAVVGTIMAGNVFFTIMPSQRALVSSVEKGEPVDPSWGAKAKLRSTHNTYATLPLIFIMISNHYPMIFNHQYNWAVLMVIFIITAAIRQYFVARHKGNENKMVLVAAALLTVALMIAIAPKKIETSAQTPQNTIEVAQVKSIINERCTACHSKKNTDQIFTVAQGGVILDTLDDMKRWAPRIQARAIDAKDMPFINKTKMTGEERSYIAQWIAQGANVK